One genomic region from Sorangium aterium encodes:
- a CDS encoding PspA/IM30 family protein, with product MGIFDRMGKVISSNVNALLDKAEDPKKSLDLIVEEMKDQVRAARKELVDAVAAEKVLRKKVDELDAEAEKWEKRAELALKANDEKLAREALVQKKRVVGERDRAEAMRAEQRSAVLSMKTELERMEAKQEEFQARKGTLAAQIQQQRAGGGAEGLGARGGQSAFSEFRRMEEQVEGQVAQVAASREIEEAISGGGLSAAELEAKFAQLEHGRGGAGGGSADKPGGAAVDDELAALKKRIRIGS from the coding sequence ATGGGCATCTTCGACCGGATGGGAAAGGTCATCTCGAGCAACGTCAACGCGCTCCTCGACAAGGCGGAAGATCCGAAAAAGTCGCTGGATCTCATCGTCGAGGAGATGAAGGACCAGGTCCGCGCGGCGCGGAAGGAGCTGGTCGACGCGGTGGCGGCCGAGAAGGTGCTGCGCAAGAAGGTCGACGAGCTCGACGCCGAGGCGGAGAAGTGGGAGAAGCGCGCCGAGCTCGCGCTGAAGGCGAACGACGAGAAGCTCGCCCGCGAGGCGCTCGTGCAGAAGAAGCGCGTGGTGGGCGAGCGCGACCGCGCCGAGGCGATGCGCGCGGAGCAGCGCTCGGCGGTGCTCTCGATGAAGACCGAGCTCGAGCGCATGGAGGCCAAGCAGGAGGAGTTCCAGGCGCGGAAGGGCACGCTGGCGGCGCAGATCCAGCAGCAGCGCGCCGGCGGCGGCGCCGAGGGGCTCGGGGCGCGGGGCGGCCAGAGCGCCTTCTCCGAGTTCCGGCGGATGGAGGAGCAGGTCGAGGGGCAGGTGGCGCAGGTCGCGGCGTCGCGCGAGATCGAGGAGGCGATCTCCGGCGGCGGGCTGTCGGCGGCCGAGCTGGAGGCGAAGTTCGCCCAGCTGGAGCACGGCCGCGGGGGCGCCGGCGGCGGCAGCGCGGACAAGCCGGGCGGGGCGGCGGTCGACGACGAGCTCGCCGCGCTGAAGAAGCGGATCCGGATCGGGTCCTGA
- a CDS encoding ATP-binding protein yields MSCATAPGPRTRVILIVDDVPANLGVLVNSLECIGHRVLVAQGGEEALMRASLMRPDLILLDVLMPGIDGFETCRRLKAAERTQDIPVLFMTCLTDASDKLVGFRAGGVDYITRPFEIGEVIARITTHLSLREAQRELEEKNAELQRVHQELEQRVRERTTELASSNAALRESQHLLQAIVDNTAAVVFAKDMEGRYMLVNSGFEELFQMRREQVIGKTDHDLFPREQADAYCANDLLVLQQNRAVELDEVAPERDGVRTYLSLKFPLRGSAGEPDGVCGISTEITSRKNAEDVLRHSYSLLEATLESTADGILVVDGARRVVRHNDRLAQMWRIPTDVLAGGSADVLLALVGGQLREPELFLQSVRDLYADPEASAFGTFPLRNEQVFEWYTQPQRLGGRVAGRVWSFRDITARVHAEQQRDRLLLDERRARAAAEEATRLRDEFLLIASHELRTPVTSLQLSMQSLGQRLSLGMDAERVRSAVALSGRQIKRLSNLVDMLLDVSRIQAGRLELDRAPVDLRELVAEIAAQLGDQLAQSGSTLAVRAEQPITGWWDRYRLEQVVTNLLTNAIKFGEREPIEITITAEEGVARLSVADHGLGIPAEVRTQLFERFRRGVSSRNYGGLGLGLFITRTIVEAHGGRIRLSSEVGQGSTFCVELPLSTEGAGSRCT; encoded by the coding sequence ATGAGCTGCGCCACCGCCCCCGGTCCGCGCACCCGCGTTATCCTGATCGTGGATGACGTGCCCGCCAATCTCGGCGTGCTGGTGAACAGCCTGGAATGCATAGGCCATCGCGTGCTCGTCGCTCAGGGCGGTGAAGAGGCGTTGATGCGGGCCAGCCTCATGAGACCCGACCTGATCCTGCTGGACGTGTTGATGCCTGGCATCGACGGCTTCGAGACGTGCCGGCGCCTGAAAGCGGCTGAGAGAACTCAAGACATCCCGGTGCTCTTCATGACCTGTCTGACCGACGCGTCCGACAAGCTCGTGGGGTTCAGGGCGGGGGGCGTCGATTACATCACCAGACCATTCGAGATTGGAGAGGTGATAGCACGGATCACGACGCACCTGAGCCTGCGCGAGGCGCAGAGGGAGCTCGAAGAAAAGAACGCCGAGCTGCAGCGTGTCCATCAAGAGCTGGAACAGCGGGTGCGCGAACGCACGACCGAGCTGGCCAGCTCGAACGCCGCTCTCCGCGAGAGCCAGCATCTGCTCCAGGCCATCGTCGACAACACGGCCGCCGTCGTCTTCGCGAAGGACATGGAGGGCCGCTACATGCTCGTCAACAGCGGGTTCGAAGAGCTCTTCCAGATGCGCCGCGAGCAGGTCATCGGCAAGACCGACCACGACCTCTTCCCACGCGAGCAGGCCGATGCGTATTGCGCCAACGACTTGCTCGTCCTGCAGCAGAACCGGGCCGTGGAGCTCGACGAGGTGGCCCCCGAGCGCGACGGCGTGCGCACGTACCTATCTCTCAAGTTCCCGCTCCGCGGCTCCGCCGGCGAACCAGATGGCGTCTGCGGTATCTCGACCGAGATCACGAGCCGCAAGAACGCCGAGGACGTGCTGCGCCATTCCTACTCACTCCTCGAGGCTACGCTCGAATCGACGGCGGACGGCATCCTGGTCGTCGACGGCGCGAGGCGCGTCGTGCGCCACAACGACAGGCTCGCGCAGATGTGGCGCATTCCCACCGATGTCCTCGCCGGCGGATCGGCCGATGTCCTCCTCGCGCTCGTCGGCGGCCAGCTCCGCGAGCCCGAGCTGTTCCTGCAGAGCGTCCGTGACCTCTATGCCGATCCCGAGGCGAGCGCCTTCGGTACGTTCCCGCTTCGGAACGAGCAGGTCTTCGAGTGGTATACGCAGCCCCAGCGCCTCGGAGGGCGCGTGGCCGGGCGGGTCTGGAGCTTCCGCGACATCACCGCGCGCGTACACGCCGAACAGCAGCGCGATCGGCTCCTCCTGGACGAGCGACGCGCGCGCGCGGCGGCGGAGGAGGCCACCCGCCTGCGCGACGAGTTCCTCCTCATCGCCTCGCACGAGCTCCGCACACCGGTCACCTCCCTGCAGCTCTCTATGCAATCGCTGGGGCAAAGGCTCTCGCTGGGCATGGACGCCGAGCGCGTGCGATCCGCGGTCGCCCTCTCCGGCCGCCAGATCAAACGCCTCTCCAACCTCGTCGACATGCTCCTCGATGTCTCCCGGATCCAGGCGGGGAGGCTCGAGCTCGACCGGGCGCCCGTCGATCTGCGCGAGCTGGTCGCCGAGATCGCCGCCCAGCTCGGCGACCAGCTCGCGCAGTCGGGCAGCACGCTCGCCGTGCGCGCGGAGCAGCCGATCACCGGCTGGTGGGACCGGTACCGCCTGGAACAGGTCGTGACCAACCTGCTGACCAACGCCATCAAGTTCGGGGAACGCGAGCCGATCGAGATCACCATCACCGCGGAAGAGGGGGTCGCGCGGCTCTCGGTGGCGGACCACGGGCTCGGGATCCCGGCCGAGGTGCGGACGCAGCTCTTCGAGCGATTTCGCCGCGGCGTCTCGTCGCGCAATTACGGGGGGCTCGGTCTCGGCCTCTTTATCACACGCACCATCGTCGAGGCGCACGGCGGGCGAATCCGCCTGTCGAGCGAGGTCGGCCAGGGCTCGACCTTCTGCGTCGAGCTGCCGCTCTCGACCGAGGGCGCAGGGAGCCGCTGTACCTAG
- a CDS encoding AAA family ATPase, which translates to MIVERGYALLEKIEKNADFSLIRACRESDGVPVLLKVLRAERATRAEIARFKHQCERIAQLASPRLVALHGVEELAGALIVVLEDFPGRDLARLLAARPQRAMPLCEALDLAAALAEGLAAVHAAGLIHRDLRPHNVLVGAGGAVKITSFGVDAEITRAHERLYAPAVIADVLPYVSPEQTGRMNRGVDHRTDFYALGVILYQTLTGQRPFEALDPMELIHAHLALAPAPPSRVDPRIPDAISGVVLKLLAKNAEDRYQSAEGLLADLERCRESLRGTGTIEPFVAGQHDRQDLFRIHQKLYGRAQDIEALTAAFERALEGSRESVLVSGYSGIGKTSLVQEILKPLARQKGYFTSGKHDQYNRDAPYSAVIQAFDGLVRQILTESEVRIQRWRSAILEALGPNAQVVCDVIPSLGHVVGAQPPVPALGPLEAQNRLNRCFLQFVSVFARSAHPLVLFLDDLQWIDPASLGLLRSLLADGSLDALFFCGAYRDNEVSPGHPFVRAIDELKHTGLVVRDIVLAPLARPHLLQMLSDSLRRDDCGPLVDAVQKKTGGNPFFVKEFVRSLHVHGVLTFSAGSGWRWDLARIDALAYTDNVVDLMVRAIGRLAATTQAALKLAAAIGNRFELDMLATVSECSPEEAYGRLDPAVSEGLVSAVRDGYRFAHDKVQEGAYAMIPEADRPAFHLRIGRLLAGKLDLSESQSLFDVVSHLNSAGDLVSDPAERLSLARMSLEAARRAEDASAFGAALRYLKLGFLRLPEDAWTSQYPLRLEYGMKTGLMLSLSGQHDDALEVLSDCLERAASRLDRTEVLRLKMSVQVLKNDLPAALAEGLAALRPFGLDLPLSPDEAMVDAQIRATMALVREKTLEALPDLPQLEDPEIRAMQDVLEALFLPCGFLSPNNRGITVAKLVENTLRHGLSKHAIFGCINFGTFLCGRGDIELGYRFGRAAIDLSERYPDRQSEAILRNMWGSYVQHWREGYPACQESLLAGMHVGLETGQYIWAFYTAVNAVMNSLLRGIPLADLLAEAQSYQPICKLDRGNAISWMVDAVVQIAHQLSVESAHPAKLKGAWVDIDEVLEEARRMGNVVSPPSAQTYMVILGVFQGAFEEAARTALSMDVEIPTVAGWLGIPACHFYAGVALTRAADVVSPEERALFLARAEVFAEKLSRWADLCPENMAHRSALLRAERARVRGDARAAWERYDEAIALAQRGGYLHDEALANELAGLSFRALGKTTIARAYLTEAHRAYGRWGATEAMRRLERAYPDLVPSEILRGATCPEAAAPATTALDLGSVLKASQAISGEIVLDRLLDALMRILVKNAGARRGCLLLARGETLFLTAEARAEGTRIEVRIPHEPETSPSDLPAPLLNYVRRSREKVILDDGTARNTIVACDDLHQQSPRSVLCLPILRQAELVGLLYMENDLIAGAFTPERLSVLEMLSAQAAISIANATLYADLLQENSERRRAEQALRDSKELLQSIVDNSTAVISLKDLEGRYLMINRRYAELFHVSEQAIVGRTDYDVFPRERADAYRAVDQEVMATGAALQAEEEALQDDGLHTYISLKYPLCNAAGQPYAICGISTDITERKQAEAERQARKTAEAESRAKTEFLANMSHELRTPLNAILGYAQILKRSPDLEDRQATGLDTIQQSGQHLLTLINDLLDLAKIEAGKIELYPEPIHLLTFLTVVADIIRVRAEQKNLHFVHEVTPHLPQAVLADKKRLRQVLLNLLGNAAKFTDRGRVRFGVQLLAQDEAGARLRFEVEDTGVGMTPEQLGKLFQPFGRVGDVQRRPGTGLGLMISRQLVHLMGSEIHVESRPDEGSRFWFDATLPVAEIAAPLRPSERVAIDYEGPRRKVLVVDDVVSNRAMLLELLSSRGFEACEAANGQEAIEQELAASPDLVLMDLVMPVMGGLEAIHCIRRDRHARGLARLPFIVISASANEEDQAESVAAGADAFLTKPIDQEGLLRIIGAQLGLTWVYARPAEEQARDSGAAALVAPPREEMEVLHALALQGNMRDIRNRAAYLTTLGESYRPFADRLDRLAQDYQSQAILTLVEQRLQGVEPNAMAGPALPRCMEGGQRP; encoded by the coding sequence ATGATCGTCGAAAGAGGGTACGCGCTCCTCGAGAAGATCGAGAAAAACGCTGATTTCAGCTTGATCCGCGCCTGCCGCGAGAGCGACGGTGTCCCCGTCTTGCTGAAAGTCCTGCGCGCGGAGAGAGCGACTCGCGCAGAGATCGCGCGCTTCAAGCACCAGTGCGAGCGCATCGCGCAGCTCGCCTCCCCCCGCCTCGTCGCCCTGCACGGCGTCGAGGAGCTCGCCGGCGCCCTGATTGTCGTCCTCGAGGACTTCCCGGGCCGCGATCTCGCGCGGCTCCTCGCCGCGCGCCCGCAGCGCGCAATGCCGCTCTGCGAGGCGCTCGATCTCGCGGCCGCCCTCGCCGAAGGCCTCGCCGCCGTTCACGCCGCGGGGCTCATCCACCGCGATCTGCGCCCGCACAATGTGCTCGTCGGCGCAGGCGGCGCGGTCAAGATCACCAGCTTCGGCGTCGACGCCGAGATCACCCGCGCCCACGAGCGGCTCTACGCGCCGGCGGTCATCGCCGACGTGCTGCCCTACGTCTCCCCCGAGCAGACAGGCCGCATGAACCGCGGCGTCGACCACCGGACGGACTTCTACGCGCTCGGCGTCATCCTTTACCAGACGCTCACCGGTCAGCGCCCCTTCGAGGCCCTCGACCCGATGGAGCTCATCCACGCCCACCTCGCCCTCGCCCCCGCGCCGCCGTCCCGCGTCGATCCGAGGATCCCCGACGCCATCTCCGGCGTCGTGCTCAAGCTGCTCGCGAAGAACGCCGAGGACCGCTATCAGAGCGCCGAGGGCCTGCTCGCCGACCTCGAGCGCTGCCGCGAGTCCCTGCGCGGCACGGGGACGATCGAGCCCTTCGTCGCCGGCCAGCACGATCGCCAGGACCTGTTCCGGATCCACCAGAAGCTCTACGGCCGCGCGCAGGACATCGAGGCGCTGACCGCCGCGTTCGAGCGCGCGCTCGAGGGCAGCCGCGAGAGCGTCCTCGTCTCCGGTTACTCGGGCATCGGCAAGACCTCGCTCGTGCAGGAGATCTTGAAGCCCCTCGCGCGGCAGAAGGGCTATTTCACGAGCGGCAAGCACGACCAGTACAACCGCGACGCGCCCTACAGCGCGGTGATCCAGGCCTTCGACGGCCTCGTGCGGCAGATCCTCACCGAGAGCGAGGTGCGCATCCAGCGCTGGCGCAGCGCGATCCTCGAGGCGCTCGGGCCGAACGCGCAGGTCGTCTGCGACGTCATCCCCTCGCTCGGCCATGTGGTCGGCGCGCAGCCGCCCGTGCCGGCGCTCGGCCCGCTCGAGGCGCAGAACCGCCTGAACCGGTGCTTTTTGCAGTTCGTCTCGGTGTTCGCGCGCAGCGCGCACCCGCTCGTCCTGTTCCTCGACGATCTCCAGTGGATCGACCCCGCGAGCCTGGGGCTGCTCCGCTCTCTCCTCGCCGACGGCTCGCTCGACGCGCTCTTCTTCTGCGGCGCCTACCGCGACAACGAGGTGTCGCCCGGGCACCCGTTCGTCCGGGCCATCGACGAGCTCAAGCACACAGGGCTCGTCGTGCGCGACATCGTCCTCGCCCCGCTCGCGCGCCCGCACCTGCTCCAGATGCTCTCGGACAGCCTCAGGCGCGACGACTGCGGGCCGCTCGTCGATGCGGTGCAGAAGAAGACCGGCGGCAACCCGTTCTTCGTCAAGGAGTTCGTCCGGTCGCTGCACGTTCACGGCGTGCTCACGTTCTCTGCCGGGTCAGGCTGGCGATGGGATCTCGCCAGGATCGATGCGCTCGCGTACACGGACAATGTCGTCGACCTCATGGTGCGCGCCATCGGGCGGCTCGCAGCGACGACCCAGGCGGCCCTGAAGCTCGCGGCGGCGATCGGCAACCGGTTCGAGCTCGACATGCTCGCCACGGTGAGCGAGTGCTCGCCGGAAGAGGCGTACGGCCGCCTCGATCCCGCCGTGAGCGAGGGGCTCGTGAGCGCCGTGCGCGACGGCTACCGCTTCGCCCATGACAAGGTCCAGGAGGGCGCCTACGCCATGATCCCGGAAGCGGACCGGCCCGCCTTCCACCTCCGGATCGGCCGGCTGCTCGCGGGCAAGCTCGACCTCTCCGAGAGCCAGAGCCTCTTCGATGTCGTCAGCCACCTGAACAGCGCGGGCGACCTCGTGTCGGACCCCGCGGAGCGCCTTTCCCTCGCCCGCATGAGCCTCGAGGCCGCCCGCCGCGCCGAGGACGCGTCCGCCTTCGGCGCGGCCTTGCGCTACCTGAAGCTCGGTTTTCTGCGCCTTCCGGAGGACGCCTGGACGTCGCAGTACCCGCTCCGCCTCGAGTACGGGATGAAGACGGGCCTCATGCTCTCGCTCTCGGGCCAGCACGACGACGCCCTCGAGGTCCTCTCCGACTGCCTGGAGCGGGCCGCGAGCCGGCTCGATCGCACCGAGGTGTTGCGGCTCAAGATGAGCGTGCAGGTGCTCAAGAATGATCTGCCCGCTGCGCTCGCGGAGGGGCTCGCGGCCCTGCGCCCGTTCGGGCTCGACCTGCCCCTGTCCCCCGACGAAGCCATGGTCGACGCCCAGATCCGGGCGACGATGGCGCTCGTCCGGGAAAAGACGCTGGAAGCGCTGCCAGACCTGCCGCAACTCGAGGACCCGGAGATCCGCGCCATGCAGGATGTGCTCGAGGCGCTCTTCCTCCCCTGCGGGTTCTTGAGCCCCAACAACCGCGGCATCACGGTCGCGAAGCTCGTCGAGAACACGCTCCGCCACGGGCTATCGAAGCACGCGATCTTCGGCTGCATCAACTTCGGGACGTTCCTCTGCGGCCGCGGCGACATCGAGCTCGGCTACCGCTTCGGCCGCGCCGCCATCGACCTTTCGGAGCGCTACCCGGACAGGCAGTCCGAAGCGATACTCCGCAACATGTGGGGCTCCTACGTGCAGCACTGGAGGGAGGGGTACCCCGCCTGCCAGGAGTCGCTGCTCGCGGGGATGCACGTAGGGCTCGAGACGGGCCAGTACATCTGGGCGTTCTACACCGCGGTCAACGCCGTGATGAACAGCCTCCTGCGCGGCATCCCGCTCGCCGACCTCCTCGCCGAGGCGCAGAGCTACCAGCCGATATGCAAGCTCGACAGGGGCAACGCCATCTCCTGGATGGTCGATGCGGTCGTACAGATCGCGCACCAGCTCTCGGTCGAGAGCGCGCACCCGGCCAAGCTCAAGGGCGCGTGGGTCGACATCGACGAGGTGCTCGAGGAGGCCCGCCGGATGGGCAACGTGGTCTCGCCTCCCTCCGCCCAGACGTACATGGTGATCCTCGGCGTCTTCCAGGGCGCGTTCGAGGAAGCGGCGCGCACCGCGCTCTCGATGGACGTCGAGATCCCGACCGTGGCGGGCTGGCTCGGCATCCCCGCGTGCCATTTCTACGCCGGCGTCGCGCTCACGCGAGCGGCGGACGTGGTCTCCCCGGAAGAGCGCGCGCTCTTCCTCGCCCGCGCGGAGGTCTTTGCTGAAAAACTCTCGCGCTGGGCGGACCTCTGCCCGGAGAACATGGCGCACCGCAGCGCCCTGCTCCGCGCCGAGCGCGCGCGCGTCCGCGGCGACGCGCGCGCGGCGTGGGAGCGCTACGACGAGGCGATCGCCCTCGCGCAGCGCGGCGGCTACCTCCACGACGAGGCGCTCGCCAACGAGCTCGCCGGCCTCTCCTTCCGCGCGCTCGGCAAGACCACCATCGCCCGCGCCTACCTCACCGAGGCGCACAGGGCCTACGGCCGATGGGGCGCGACCGAGGCGATGCGGCGCCTCGAGCGCGCGTACCCCGACCTCGTCCCCAGCGAGATCCTCCGCGGCGCGACGTGTCCAGAGGCCGCCGCGCCCGCCACCACCGCGCTCGACCTCGGCTCGGTGCTCAAGGCCTCCCAGGCCATCTCGGGCGAGATCGTCCTCGACCGCCTGCTCGACGCGCTCATGCGCATCCTGGTCAAGAACGCCGGCGCGAGGCGGGGCTGCCTGCTCCTCGCCCGCGGCGAGACCCTGTTCTTGACGGCCGAGGCGAGGGCGGAGGGCACCCGGATCGAGGTGCGTATCCCCCACGAGCCCGAGACCTCCCCTTCGGATCTTCCGGCCCCCCTCCTCAACTACGTGCGGCGCAGCCGGGAGAAGGTGATCCTGGACGACGGGACGGCACGAAATACCATCGTCGCCTGCGACGACCTTCACCAGCAATCCCCCAGATCCGTCCTTTGCCTGCCCATCCTGCGGCAGGCGGAGCTCGTGGGGCTGCTCTACATGGAAAACGACCTCATCGCCGGCGCGTTCACCCCGGAGCGGCTTTCGGTGCTGGAGATGCTCTCGGCCCAGGCCGCCATCTCGATCGCCAATGCCACGCTCTACGCCGACCTCCTCCAGGAGAACAGCGAACGCCGGCGAGCCGAGCAGGCCCTGCGCGACAGCAAAGAGCTGCTCCAGTCAATCGTCGACAACTCGACAGCCGTCATCTCCCTCAAGGATCTCGAGGGTCGCTACCTGATGATCAACCGGCGCTACGCCGAGCTCTTCCACGTCAGTGAGCAAGCGATCGTCGGCCGGACCGACTACGATGTCTTTCCCAGGGAGCGGGCCGATGCCTACCGGGCCGTCGACCAAGAGGTGATGGCCACCGGAGCGGCTCTGCAGGCCGAGGAGGAGGCCCTCCAGGACGATGGGCTGCACACCTACATCTCTCTCAAGTACCCCCTGTGCAACGCGGCGGGCCAGCCTTATGCCATCTGCGGCATCTCCACCGACATCACCGAGCGCAAGCAGGCCGAGGCGGAGCGCCAGGCCCGCAAGACGGCCGAAGCCGAGAGCCGAGCGAAGACCGAGTTCCTGGCGAACATGAGCCACGAGCTGCGCACGCCGCTCAACGCCATCCTCGGCTACGCCCAGATCCTCAAGCGCTCTCCAGATCTCGAGGACCGCCAGGCGACGGGGCTGGATACCATCCAGCAGAGCGGCCAGCACCTCTTGACCCTCATCAACGATCTTCTGGACCTGGCCAAGATCGAGGCGGGCAAGATCGAGCTCTACCCGGAGCCGATCCATCTCTTGACCTTCCTGACGGTCGTCGCGGACATCATCCGCGTCAGGGCGGAGCAGAAGAACCTTCACTTCGTCCACGAGGTCACGCCCCACCTGCCTCAGGCGGTGCTGGCCGACAAGAAGCGCCTGCGCCAGGTGCTGCTCAACCTCCTGGGCAACGCGGCGAAATTCACCGATCGAGGGCGGGTGCGCTTCGGGGTGCAGCTGCTGGCCCAGGACGAGGCCGGGGCGCGCCTGCGCTTCGAGGTGGAGGATACCGGCGTCGGAATGACGCCGGAGCAGCTGGGAAAGCTCTTCCAGCCTTTCGGACGGGTAGGGGATGTGCAGCGCCGCCCGGGCACCGGCCTCGGGCTGATGATCAGCCGCCAGCTGGTGCACCTCATGGGCAGCGAGATCCACGTGGAGAGCCGGCCCGATGAAGGCAGCCGGTTCTGGTTCGACGCGACCTTGCCGGTGGCCGAGATCGCAGCGCCCCTCCGGCCTTCCGAGCGGGTCGCCATCGACTACGAGGGGCCGCGCCGGAAGGTGCTGGTCGTCGACGACGTGGTGAGCAATCGGGCGATGCTCTTGGAGCTGCTGAGCAGCCGGGGCTTCGAGGCCTGCGAGGCGGCCAATGGCCAGGAGGCCATCGAGCAAGAGCTGGCGGCGTCGCCGGATCTGGTGCTGATGGATCTGGTCATGCCGGTGATGGGCGGCCTGGAAGCCATCCATTGCATTCGTCGCGATCGCCACGCTCGTGGGCTCGCGAGGCTACCGTTCATCGTCATCTCCGCGAGCGCCAACGAGGAAGACCAGGCGGAGAGCGTCGCCGCCGGCGCAGACGCCTTCCTCACCAAGCCGATCGACCAGGAAGGCCTGCTGCGGATCATCGGCGCCCAGCTCGGGCTCACCTGGGTCTATGCCAGACCGGCCGAGGAGCAGGCCAGGGACAGCGGCGCCGCGGCGCTCGTGGCCCCTCCCCGGGAGGAGATGGAAGTCCTGCATGCCCTGGCCCTGCAAGGCAACATGCGCGACATCCGGAATCGGGCGGCCTACCTGACCACCCTGGGCGAGTCCTACCGCCCCTTCGCAGACCGCCTGGATCGCCTGGCGCAGGACTACCAGTCCCAGGCGATCCTCACCCTCGTCGAGCAGCGCCTGCAGGGGGTCGAGCCGAACGCGATGGCGGGGCCGGCGCTGCCGCGGTGCATGGAGGGCGGTCAGCGACCATGA
- a CDS encoding S53 family peptidase codes for MQIADSSGSGGAGGGGAGGATGSGGGAAGSGGGGAAEVGGGGAGGAGGEALPDELPDFTEEEREPTEATDGIPSPLPGVYTDKGVAGGDEVVRALMGFPIRNSGLLEQRIAEIYDPTGPRFRQYLTRDEWIAAYAPRELDVHLVKLWLEEQGMQVNFTATNRLLIQFTGTVSQFNETFDTELRVFERENPQAGNPPFDVYGSLGQLTVPTWVSERTTGILTADLAASTRPLPGEGGEIAPDPPAGVERGLTPAQIAGAYDVDDLYELGFTGEGVKLGVTIGAAFKYKDLQSFWRALGVERANPEVVQTMEPASTRYVESTLDVAWSGGLAPGADLVVYQGPDARNTSMVYTFNEAVGRGEVSVITDSFAHREDSEPPAVRLQYHRSAQMAAALGITVVAATGDSAQTDTPSASPYVTGVGGTSLSLDADGEVEDELAWFGSGSGPTLSFPIPSWQVGVVEGSGGKRAVADVAMHAGNSPIPYWVYYLGEWRRYGGTSFASPCFAGLIAVVNSYRAEQGLPRAGFLNSILYTTPAVQATFRDVVRGETEFFAAGPGWDYPTGWGAPSAIGLATTLP; via the coding sequence GTGCAGATCGCAGATTCTTCGGGCAGCGGGGGCGCGGGCGGCGGGGGCGCCGGCGGCGCGACCGGGAGCGGCGGCGGCGCGGCCGGGAGCGGCGGCGGTGGCGCGGCCGAGGTCGGCGGCGGCGGGGCTGGCGGCGCCGGTGGGGAGGCGCTGCCGGACGAGCTGCCCGACTTCACCGAGGAGGAGCGTGAGCCCACCGAGGCCACGGACGGCATCCCGAGCCCGCTGCCGGGCGTGTACACAGACAAGGGCGTGGCCGGGGGCGACGAGGTGGTCCGCGCGCTGATGGGCTTCCCCATCCGCAACTCGGGGCTGCTCGAGCAGAGGATCGCGGAGATCTACGACCCGACGGGCCCGCGGTTCCGCCAGTACCTCACCCGGGACGAGTGGATCGCGGCGTACGCGCCGCGGGAGCTCGACGTGCACCTCGTGAAGCTCTGGCTCGAGGAGCAGGGGATGCAGGTGAACTTCACGGCCACGAACCGGCTGCTGATCCAGTTCACCGGCACGGTGAGCCAGTTCAACGAGACCTTCGACACGGAGCTCCGGGTCTTCGAGCGCGAGAACCCTCAGGCGGGGAATCCGCCCTTCGACGTCTACGGCTCCCTCGGCCAGCTCACCGTGCCGACGTGGGTGTCGGAACGCACGACCGGCATCCTCACCGCGGATCTCGCGGCGAGCACCAGGCCGCTCCCGGGCGAGGGCGGGGAGATCGCGCCGGATCCGCCGGCCGGCGTCGAGAGGGGGCTGACCCCCGCGCAGATCGCGGGCGCGTACGACGTCGACGACCTCTACGAGCTCGGGTTCACCGGCGAGGGCGTGAAGCTCGGGGTCACGATCGGCGCGGCCTTCAAGTACAAGGACCTGCAGTCGTTCTGGCGGGCGCTCGGCGTGGAGCGGGCGAACCCGGAGGTCGTCCAGACCATGGAGCCGGCCTCGACGCGCTACGTGGAGTCGACGCTCGACGTGGCGTGGTCGGGCGGCCTCGCGCCGGGCGCGGACCTCGTGGTGTACCAGGGCCCCGACGCGCGCAACACGTCGATGGTCTACACGTTCAACGAGGCCGTCGGCCGCGGCGAGGTCTCGGTCATCACGGACTCGTTCGCCCACCGCGAGGACTCCGAGCCGCCGGCCGTGCGCCTCCAGTACCACCGCTCGGCGCAGATGGCCGCGGCGCTCGGGATCACCGTGGTCGCGGCGACCGGCGACTCGGCGCAGACCGACACGCCCTCGGCGAGCCCGTACGTGACCGGGGTCGGCGGGACGTCGCTCTCGCTCGACGCGGACGGCGAGGTCGAGGACGAGCTCGCGTGGTTCGGCTCGGGCTCCGGCCCGACGCTCTCGTTCCCGATCCCCTCCTGGCAGGTCGGGGTCGTCGAGGGGTCCGGCGGCAAGCGGGCGGTCGCGGACGTCGCCATGCACGCCGGGAACTCGCCGATCCCGTACTGGGTCTACTACCTCGGCGAGTGGCGGCGGTACGGCGGGACGTCGTTCGCCTCGCCCTGCTTCGCGGGGCTCATCGCCGTGGTGAACAGCTACCGCGCCGAGCAGGGCCTGCCGCGCGCCGGGTTCCTCAACTCGATCCTCTACACGACCCCCGCGGTGCAGGCGACGTTCCGCGACGTCGTGCGCGGCGAGACGGAGTTCTTTGCCGCGGGGCCCGGCTGGGACTACCCGACGGGATGGGGCGCGCCGAGCGCGATCGGCCTGGCCACCACGCTGCCGTAG